One stretch of Ornithinimicrobium ciconiae DNA includes these proteins:
- a CDS encoding MMPL family transporter — protein MAPAAGSSRRRAHFLTSRRGAWIVLAIALAISAIVLGPLRAVEAPPRGDSVPAAAESAVAAQVGQGFPGSDVAPVLVVLDRGGDVLGQQDLDAAAAMGTALAAVTGHEVSPVLPSQDGAAAMLSVPITLGADNSATAEVVEQVRAVVAQHTVPGLSAQVTGGPAFGADIASSFDGADITLLLVTIGIVAVLLIGTYRSPVLFLVPLVVVGLADQVATVLTRWLGTTFDLQFDGGIISVLVFGAGTNYALLLISRYREELRTHEDHRAALASAWRGAVPAVVASNITVVLALLTLALATLPGTRGLGIASAAGLLVALIAAVLVLPAALAVCGRRVFWPFVPRAGQPDPQETGVWSRVARVVVGRPTQVVVGAVLLLGILASGLLGTQVGLTQTQKFRVASESSAGLEVLAEHYPAGEAAPLQVYARPAVASQVATELDTVDGIVRVQPTQTDAWSRFTVIGEAAPGTPAAEQLVRDVRGAVDEQDEPVTERSVLVGGANAQDLDAAAAADRDFLVVAPLVLLVALAVLVVLLRSLLAPVLLLVVNVISSAAAIGAGAWLGRVLFGFPALDVMVPLLAFLFLVALGIDYTIFLVHRARHEAVAHGTREGMVRAVAHTGAVITSAGIVLAGVFAALGVLPLVTLGQLGLIVGVGVLLDTLLVRAVLVPAIFALVGERIWWPSAPGTDAAVDLPRT, from the coding sequence GTGGCGCCAGCAGCCGGCTCGTCCCGTCGGCGCGCACACTTCCTGACCTCCCGGCGAGGTGCCTGGATCGTGCTGGCGATCGCCCTGGCGATCAGCGCCATCGTCCTGGGACCCCTGCGCGCCGTCGAGGCCCCACCACGGGGTGACTCCGTCCCCGCGGCCGCGGAGTCCGCGGTGGCGGCACAGGTCGGACAGGGTTTCCCGGGCAGCGACGTCGCGCCCGTGCTCGTCGTGCTGGACCGGGGTGGGGACGTGCTGGGCCAGCAGGACCTCGACGCTGCCGCAGCGATGGGGACCGCGCTCGCCGCGGTGACGGGACACGAGGTGTCGCCGGTGCTCCCGTCGCAGGACGGTGCGGCGGCGATGCTGTCCGTGCCGATCACCCTGGGGGCTGACAACTCAGCCACCGCAGAGGTGGTGGAGCAGGTGCGGGCCGTGGTCGCTCAGCACACGGTGCCCGGTCTGTCCGCCCAGGTCACTGGCGGCCCTGCCTTCGGCGCCGACATCGCCTCCAGCTTTGACGGTGCCGACATCACCCTGCTCCTGGTCACCATCGGCATCGTGGCGGTCCTGCTGATCGGCACCTATCGCTCACCCGTGCTGTTCCTGGTGCCGCTGGTCGTCGTCGGGCTGGCCGACCAGGTGGCCACGGTCCTGACCAGGTGGCTGGGCACGACCTTCGACCTGCAGTTCGATGGCGGCATCATCAGCGTCCTGGTCTTCGGAGCCGGCACCAACTATGCCCTGCTGTTGATCAGCCGCTATCGCGAGGAGCTGCGCACGCACGAGGACCATCGGGCGGCGTTGGCGTCCGCGTGGCGCGGTGCGGTCCCGGCGGTCGTGGCGAGCAACATCACCGTCGTTCTGGCCCTGCTGACGCTGGCCCTGGCGACGCTGCCCGGCACCCGTGGGCTCGGCATCGCCTCCGCGGCAGGGCTGCTCGTGGCCCTCATCGCGGCCGTCCTCGTCCTGCCGGCCGCGCTGGCGGTCTGCGGACGCCGGGTCTTCTGGCCGTTCGTGCCGCGCGCGGGGCAACCGGATCCGCAGGAGACCGGTGTCTGGTCGCGCGTCGCGCGCGTCGTGGTCGGGCGGCCCACCCAGGTGGTGGTGGGCGCGGTCCTGCTCCTCGGCATACTCGCCTCTGGTCTGCTGGGCACCCAGGTGGGGCTCACCCAGACGCAGAAGTTCCGGGTCGCCTCCGAGTCGTCGGCCGGGCTCGAGGTCCTCGCCGAGCACTATCCCGCCGGTGAGGCAGCGCCGTTGCAGGTCTATGCGCGCCCCGCGGTGGCGAGTCAGGTCGCGACCGAGCTGGACACGGTGGACGGCATCGTGCGGGTCCAGCCCACGCAGACCGATGCGTGGTCACGCTTCACCGTGATCGGCGAGGCCGCCCCGGGCACTCCTGCGGCCGAGCAGCTGGTGCGCGACGTCCGCGGCGCCGTCGACGAGCAGGACGAGCCGGTGACGGAGCGGTCGGTGCTCGTGGGTGGCGCGAACGCCCAGGACCTCGACGCTGCCGCCGCGGCGGACCGGGATTTCCTCGTGGTGGCACCGCTCGTGCTGCTGGTGGCGCTGGCCGTGCTCGTCGTGCTGCTGCGCTCGCTGCTGGCCCCGGTGCTGCTGCTCGTCGTCAACGTCATCAGCTCGGCCGCGGCGATCGGTGCCGGAGCCTGGTTGGGGCGGGTGCTGTTCGGGTTCCCGGCGCTGGACGTGATGGTGCCGCTGCTGGCCTTCCTGTTCCTGGTGGCGCTGGGGATCGACTACACGATCTTCCTGGTGCACCGGGCTCGACACGAGGCGGTCGCGCACGGCACGCGAGAGGGCATGGTCCGGGCTGTGGCCCACACGGGTGCGGTCATCACCAGTGCAGGCATCGTGCTGGCCGGTGTCTTTGCCGCACTGGGTGTGCTGCCTCTGGTCACCCTCGGGCAGCTCGGCCTGATCGTCGGGGTCGGGGTGCTGCTCGACACGCTCCTGGTGCGCGCCGTGCTGGTGCCGGCGATCTTCGCGCTGGTCGGTGAGCGGATCTGGTGGCCGAGTGCGCCGGGCACGGACGCCGCTGTGGATCTGCCGCGGACGTGA
- a CDS encoding CPBP family intramembrane glutamic endopeptidase, with the protein MSGTTEPVTVAPAAQRRRLVTETVLVLGVSLGASAIWALLSLIRKVTNPTPLAQQTTAMNTSRAPERPWLDLAYQLADILLPLVPVLLALFLLAQDWPRPHRVMGFDLSRPGRDVALGLVLAAVIGLPGLGLYLLARELGVNTTISAAGLPDIWWGIPVLILAAVGNAVLEEVLMVGYLFTRWAQAGWSTIAIIVTSALVRGSYHLYQGFGGFIGNVAMGLILGWVYARTRRVMPLVIAHTVLDVVAFVGYALVAPHVTWL; encoded by the coding sequence ATGAGCGGCACGACGGAGCCGGTGACGGTGGCCCCGGCGGCGCAGCGCCGCCGCTTGGTCACCGAGACCGTCCTGGTCCTGGGCGTGAGTCTGGGTGCCTCGGCGATCTGGGCCCTGCTGTCCCTGATCCGCAAGGTCACCAACCCCACGCCGCTGGCCCAGCAGACCACGGCGATGAACACCTCCCGCGCCCCGGAGCGGCCCTGGCTGGACCTGGCCTACCAGCTCGCCGACATACTCCTGCCCCTGGTGCCGGTGCTGCTGGCGCTCTTCCTGCTCGCGCAGGACTGGCCGCGCCCGCACCGGGTGATGGGTTTCGACCTGAGCCGGCCGGGGCGCGACGTCGCCCTCGGGCTGGTGCTCGCGGCGGTGATCGGACTGCCCGGGCTGGGGCTGTATCTGCTGGCCCGCGAGCTGGGCGTGAACACGACCATCAGCGCGGCAGGGCTGCCGGACATCTGGTGGGGCATCCCGGTGCTGATCCTGGCCGCCGTGGGCAACGCGGTGCTGGAGGAGGTGCTGATGGTCGGCTACCTGTTCACCCGCTGGGCCCAGGCAGGCTGGTCCACGATCGCCATCATCGTGACCAGTGCACTGGTCCGCGGCAGCTATCACCTCTACCAGGGATTCGGTGGGTTTATCGGCAATGTCGCGATGGGCCTGATCCTGGGGTGGGTGTATGCCCGCACCCGGCGCGTGATGCCGCTGGTGATCGCCCACACGGTCCTGGACGTGGTGGCCTTCGTGGGCTATGCGCTCGTGGCTCCCCACGTCACGTGGCTGTGA
- a CDS encoding TIGR03086 family metal-binding protein yields the protein MSTVIELIPEASRVVTDLPLDGQWSRPTPCSGWTVRDLLNHLTAEHLWAPHLLRGQTLEAVGDRYAGDVLGEDPAGAWRRAIAGSVLAWGQADPAGSVHTSMGQIPVQDYASQMLVDLTVHAWDLARAVGLRPHLVADAVEAALAYEKPRVDGGEVPGIFAAPVATDSESRVDQLVALLGRDPRWAPAAS from the coding sequence GTGAGCACCGTCATCGAGTTGATCCCGGAGGCCTCCCGCGTCGTCACCGACCTGCCCCTTGACGGGCAGTGGTCCCGACCGACGCCCTGCTCGGGCTGGACCGTCCGTGACCTGCTGAACCATCTCACCGCCGAGCACCTGTGGGCACCCCACCTGCTGCGGGGGCAGACCCTGGAGGCGGTCGGTGATCGGTATGCCGGCGACGTCCTGGGCGAGGACCCCGCCGGTGCGTGGCGGCGCGCCATCGCCGGCTCGGTCCTGGCGTGGGGGCAGGCGGACCCTGCCGGATCCGTGCACACGTCGATGGGCCAGATCCCCGTCCAGGACTATGCCTCGCAGATGCTGGTGGACCTGACCGTCCACGCCTGGGACCTGGCGCGCGCGGTGGGCCTGCGCCCACACCTGGTGGCCGATGCTGTGGAGGCCGCCCTGGCCTATGAGAAGCCGCGGGTGGACGGGGGAGAGGTGCCGGGCATCTTCGCGGCGCCGGTGGCCACGGACTCCGAGAGCAGGGTCGACCAGCTGGTGGCGCTGCTCGGACGTGACCCGAGGTGGGCTCCGGCGGCCTCCTGA
- a CDS encoding DedA family protein has product MIEAINDFVGTHADSLWVLWVLFALCIIDGFFPPLPSESIVVGLAAVAVSVGEPNLWWVFLAAATGAFIGDNIAYTIGRHWLTGLNTSPRPRVRRTMAWATRELDKRGAVIIMAARYIPVGRVAVNMTAGATRFPWPLFMVLDAIAALSWAAYSIAIGTVAGNWLHDNPLLAMAVAVTGGVLLGLLVERLLKLITGSPDEAVSLPDTKESA; this is encoded by the coding sequence ATGATCGAGGCGATCAACGACTTCGTCGGCACGCACGCCGACTCGTTGTGGGTTCTGTGGGTGCTCTTTGCCCTGTGCATCATCGACGGCTTCTTCCCTCCGCTGCCGAGTGAGTCGATCGTCGTCGGGCTGGCCGCCGTGGCGGTCTCGGTCGGCGAGCCCAACCTGTGGTGGGTCTTCCTGGCCGCGGCCACCGGGGCGTTCATCGGCGACAACATCGCCTACACGATCGGTCGGCACTGGTTGACCGGGCTCAACACCAGTCCCCGGCCGCGCGTGCGCAGGACGATGGCGTGGGCCACGCGCGAGCTGGACAAGCGCGGCGCCGTGATCATCATGGCGGCGCGCTACATTCCCGTCGGTCGGGTCGCCGTCAACATGACCGCCGGGGCGACCCGATTCCCCTGGCCCCTGTTCATGGTCCTGGACGCGATCGCCGCACTGAGCTGGGCGGCATACTCCATCGCCATCGGGACCGTGGCCGGCAACTGGCTGCACGACAACCCGCTCCTGGCGATGGCCGTCGCCGTCACCGGTGGCGTGCTGCTCGGCCTGCTGGTCGAGCGGCTGTTGAAGCTGATCACCGGGTCGCCGGACGAGGCGGTTTCGCTGCCGGACACGAAGGAGAGCGCGTGA
- a CDS encoding GNAT family acetyltransferase, translating into MEIRDLRPEEADRAVALWEECGLTRPWNDPHADLTRALGGASSTVLAALRETQVVGTAMVGHDGHRGWVYYLAVAPGLRRGGIGRHLMRASETWLRDRGVPKMQLMVRQGSADVVGFYATLGYTDQETVTLGRFLDPTLEARRRAGVEQPT; encoded by the coding sequence GTGGAGATTCGTGACCTGCGCCCGGAGGAGGCAGACCGTGCCGTGGCGCTCTGGGAGGAGTGTGGGTTGACCCGTCCCTGGAACGACCCCCACGCGGACCTCACCCGGGCCCTGGGTGGAGCCAGCTCGACGGTGCTGGCCGCCCTGCGCGAGACCCAGGTGGTCGGCACCGCGATGGTGGGCCACGACGGACACCGGGGCTGGGTCTACTACCTCGCGGTCGCCCCGGGTCTGCGTCGCGGCGGGATCGGCCGCCACCTCATGAGGGCGAGCGAGACCTGGCTGCGTGACCGGGGCGTGCCCAAGATGCAGCTCATGGTGCGGCAGGGCAGTGCGGACGTCGTCGGGTTCTACGCGACGCTGGGCTACACCGACCAGGAGACCGTGACCCTCGGCAGGTTCCTCGACCCCACGCTGGAGGCCCGGCGCCGGGCAGGCGTGGAGCAACCGACGTGA
- a CDS encoding protein-L-isoaspartate O-methyltransferase family protein: protein MGDPSDRVADVVASAMTETPRSGFLPRGVHHHADEDRALQIGHGSTCSQPSTLAAMLRLLRVGPGHRVLDVGSGSGWSTAILARLVGPDGTVLGVELEKSLVRRSATALASMPNAQVRRAVPGVLGAPEQGPFDRVLVSAATDRVPQALVEQLTEDGAMVLPLAGRLVRVTRQGRETAPGYYQFVPLR, encoded by the coding sequence ATGGGCGATCCCAGCGACCGCGTGGCCGATGTGGTGGCCTCGGCGATGACCGAGACCCCGCGATCTGGATTCCTGCCGCGCGGGGTCCATCACCACGCCGACGAGGATCGCGCGCTGCAGATCGGCCACGGGTCCACCTGCTCCCAGCCAAGCACCCTGGCTGCCATGCTCCGACTGCTCCGGGTCGGGCCTGGCCACCGCGTCCTGGACGTCGGCAGCGGGTCCGGCTGGAGCACGGCGATCCTCGCCCGCCTGGTGGGTCCGGACGGCACCGTCCTGGGGGTCGAGCTGGAGAAGTCGCTGGTCCGCCGCAGTGCCACGGCCCTGGCGAGTATGCCGAACGCCCAGGTCCGACGCGCTGTCCCGGGGGTGTTGGGGGCACCCGAGCAGGGCCCGTTTGATCGCGTCCTCGTCTCGGCGGCGACCGACCGGGTGCCCCAGGCTCTGGTCGAGCAGCTCACTGAGGACGGCGCGATGGTGCTGCCGCTGGCCGGCCGTCTCGTCCGCGTCACCCGCCAGGGGCGAGAAACCGCTCCCGGCTACTACCAGTTCGTGCCGCTGCGCTGA
- a CDS encoding GNAT family N-acetyltransferase has protein sequence MSEVTVVNNPTESRFEAQVDGLMVGRVDYVTSGSTIDLQHTVVEPGHEGEGIAATMARQVLERLQVDKPRLTVIPTCPYIKRFLSKNPEFQALTDPEDPSLAAE, from the coding sequence ATGAGCGAGGTCACTGTTGTCAACAACCCCACTGAGTCCCGCTTCGAGGCCCAGGTCGACGGGCTGATGGTGGGCCGTGTCGATTACGTCACCTCCGGCAGCACCATCGACCTGCAGCACACCGTCGTCGAGCCGGGGCACGAGGGCGAGGGCATCGCCGCAACGATGGCGCGTCAGGTGCTGGAGCGGCTGCAGGTCGACAAACCCCGCCTGACGGTGATCCCGACCTGTCCCTATATCAAGCGCTTCCTGTCCAAGAACCCGGAGTTCCAGGCACTGACGGACCCTGAGGACCCCTCCCTCGCCGCTGAGTGA
- a CDS encoding sensor histidine kinase: protein MGRHALFALLLAIGTVRAVGSGADLRWLVPLVLITAGWYVAGTAWRATFVTAGAGPWWLVVLTLLWGGLVLVSPDFSWAAFVLWMLAVHLMAFPLAVAYSVLVLAVVVLVQLDLGTHPAGAVLGPAIGALVALGVSRGEQLLAREAVERQHLVDRLVATQEEMVVLHDDLTRTQRESGALAERTRLSRDIHDTLAQGFSSILLLARAGAQRDDLAQLHTLLKQIEETAGENLEESRRVVNALTPAALEGSGLSAALSRLVGSLSQETGIEAHFTADGPVAPLATAQEVALLRVAQSALANVRQHSGATRVMVTLTTAPEQVRLDVADDGQGFDVTDWEEAAPLPAARGGYGLRSMRERLRDLGGDLVLESAAGDGTVLGAHLPLAADVAAHDRGGRP from the coding sequence ATGGGTCGGCACGCCTTGTTTGCGTTGCTGCTGGCGATCGGGACGGTGCGCGCGGTCGGCTCCGGGGCCGACCTGCGGTGGCTGGTCCCGCTGGTCCTGATCACGGCCGGCTGGTATGTCGCGGGGACCGCCTGGCGGGCCACGTTCGTCACCGCGGGGGCGGGGCCGTGGTGGCTGGTGGTGCTCACCCTCCTGTGGGGCGGGCTGGTGCTGGTCTCACCGGACTTTTCCTGGGCGGCCTTTGTGCTCTGGATGCTGGCCGTGCACCTGATGGCCTTCCCGCTGGCGGTGGCCTATTCGGTGCTCGTCCTGGCGGTCGTCGTGCTCGTCCAGCTGGACCTGGGCACGCACCCGGCCGGGGCGGTGCTCGGCCCGGCCATCGGGGCACTGGTCGCCCTGGGTGTCTCCCGCGGAGAGCAGCTCCTGGCCCGGGAGGCGGTCGAACGGCAGCACCTCGTCGATCGGTTGGTTGCCACCCAGGAGGAGATGGTGGTGCTGCACGACGACCTCACCCGCACCCAACGGGAGAGCGGCGCCCTGGCCGAACGGACCCGCCTCTCCCGCGACATCCACGACACCCTCGCGCAGGGCTTCTCCTCGATCCTGCTGCTGGCGCGGGCCGGGGCCCAGCGCGACGACCTCGCCCAGTTGCACACCCTCCTGAAGCAGATCGAGGAGACGGCCGGGGAGAACCTGGAAGAGTCACGACGGGTGGTCAACGCCCTGACGCCGGCGGCGCTGGAGGGGTCCGGACTGTCGGCTGCCCTGTCCCGACTGGTCGGCAGCCTGTCGCAGGAGACCGGCATCGAGGCGCACTTCACCGCCGATGGTCCGGTGGCACCGCTCGCCACGGCGCAGGAGGTCGCTCTGCTGCGGGTGGCCCAGAGCGCCCTGGCCAATGTGCGCCAGCACTCCGGAGCCACTCGTGTCATGGTCACGCTCACGACTGCGCCGGAGCAGGTGCGACTGGACGTGGCTGATGACGGACAGGGGTTTGATGTGACGGACTGGGAGGAGGCAGCGCCGTTGCCTGCGGCACGTGGAGGGTATGGCCTGCGCTCGATGCGGGAGCGGTTGCGTGACCTCGGCGGTGACCTCGTCCTCGAGTCCGCTGCCGGTGACGGCACCGTACTCGGAGCCCACCTGCCGCTGGCCGCCGACGTGGCCGCGCACGACCGGGGCGGGCGTCCGTGA
- a CDS encoding DUF4442 domain-containing protein, giving the protein MRVPTWQSLGRDHRVLRRGMNLWPPFAAAGIRIEEITPDWRYVRVALRKGVFNRNYVGTHFGGSLFAMTDPFWMIMVMRNIGGGHVVWDKAGEIEFVAPGRTTVRAEFRLTEEALDELREAAADGSKVLRWFETEALAADGSVVARVRKQLYVRRTREGADPLGDREAVDPAP; this is encoded by the coding sequence GTGAGAGTGCCCACCTGGCAGAGTCTTGGCCGCGACCACCGCGTACTGCGGCGCGGGATGAATCTGTGGCCGCCGTTCGCGGCGGCGGGCATCCGGATCGAGGAGATCACCCCGGATTGGCGCTATGTCCGGGTCGCGTTGCGCAAGGGCGTGTTCAACCGCAACTATGTCGGCACCCACTTCGGCGGATCGCTCTTTGCGATGACCGACCCGTTCTGGATGATCATGGTGATGCGCAATATCGGGGGCGGTCACGTCGTGTGGGACAAGGCCGGTGAGATCGAGTTCGTGGCGCCCGGGCGCACCACCGTCCGGGCGGAGTTCCGGCTGACCGAGGAGGCCCTCGACGAGCTGCGCGAGGCAGCCGCGGACGGGTCCAAGGTGCTGCGCTGGTTTGAGACCGAGGCCCTGGCCGCGGATGGCAGCGTCGTCGCACGGGTGCGCAAGCAGCTTTATGTGCGGCGCACAAGGGAGGGTGCGGACCCGCTCGGTGACAGGGAGGCGGTGGACCCCGCTCCGTGA